The Flavobacterium piscisymbiosum genome includes a region encoding these proteins:
- a CDS encoding SusC/RagA family TonB-linked outer membrane protein encodes MKLLPKSKPINCRFTPKHGKVIKLTSTLLLVFTMQLATAKTEKSIALTYNNVKKNDPIQKKVTGTVTNEKGEALPGVNIVAKGTNFSAQTDFDGKFTIDVPDNATTLIVSYIGLQEQEVAIGTAPLNIVLKEIGQQMNEVIVVGYGSQNRRTLSTAVSKLDKKVLENVPYSNVTQSLQGNVTGLVVKTSSGQPGKASNILVRGGTSIDNPAGATPLYIVDGVIRTQIDDINSLDIASLQVLKDAAATSIYGARASNGVIIITTNTGKSGKMKVTYSVSTQSSTIGKKYNFMDGGDYIKFQRQGLYNAAELAGLSTTTGIARLGQLTGATPAGTGNNLQNNTPFATLLKSNLSPETISTLQAKGWQELQDPLNPASTIMYKSTDWNDVLFQTAMTQSHTLGFSGGNDTGVFDLSLGYLKGDGITIFTGYQRFTSKLNASLKIADNFTINGRMLFSKASNNQVVANSVVFNRYLGNSPTTKMYLEDGTLAPGQNNINGNPLYQMGKMKGINENNKLQMSVDGELRLAKDFTFTPSMSLYSENENDNTFQQAFLSGSSGLVDNTRTATRLSNQISQVQYEGVFAYKKDWENIGDFDAKLGVSKYDRTIKAFNASGKGSPSDLAQTLDSSPIPVSVYSNNTKLVLNSVFGRLNYDYKNRYFATASFRYDGSSSLGPDNRYGFFPGISAGWNMQEEKFWTATMPKVISSLKLRGSYGVNGNLGTLGDFQAGGLYSGSTNGIANSYNGQSAIINSQIANPGLKWEQSETINGGFDLGFNEDKIRIIGDFYNKLTSDLLTNLTLPSNSGFSTVLTNLGGLRSKGFELEIQANLYNQNDWKINVGANVSHNTNTIEKLPSNGNLNNRIGGTEIFDQNSGTYQYVGGLQEGQKIGNFYAHKQLYILSTQAEADAYNLKVHDTYVTKTAAAGGNPEGKKFAGDAVFEDTDNNGVIDSRDRKYMGNMFPTFVGGFNFDASYKGFSLTVRTDYSLGATIYNESRARFLGQFQGNYGLLAESAQSWQKEGDITDVPRYRWADQTNQNNLFRSEASGAAYNTNMFQGNSRYYESGDYLCIREITFSYNFPKSWVEKAKLASLRMYVTGSNLYYFTKYSGLSPEVQGIDGGSSLGLSAAGSTGTYPVPRNIILGLNISL; translated from the coding sequence ATGAAATTATTGCCTAAAAGTAAACCTATCAATTGTAGGTTTACTCCTAAACACGGAAAAGTTATAAAATTGACCTCCACGTTGCTTTTAGTTTTTACCATGCAGCTAGCAACTGCAAAAACAGAAAAAAGTATTGCACTTACATATAACAATGTAAAAAAGAATGACCCAATCCAAAAGAAAGTTACCGGTACCGTTACAAACGAAAAAGGAGAAGCTTTACCTGGTGTAAACATAGTGGCAAAAGGAACGAACTTTAGCGCTCAGACAGATTTTGACGGAAAATTTACTATCGATGTACCGGATAATGCGACGACTTTAATCGTTTCTTATATTGGTCTTCAGGAACAAGAAGTTGCTATAGGAACTGCACCACTTAATATTGTTCTTAAAGAGATAGGACAACAAATGAATGAGGTAATTGTGGTAGGTTACGGTTCTCAAAACCGAAGAACTTTAAGTACAGCCGTTTCTAAACTGGACAAAAAAGTATTAGAAAATGTACCTTACTCAAACGTAACGCAATCTTTGCAAGGAAACGTAACTGGTTTGGTGGTAAAAACCTCTTCTGGTCAGCCCGGAAAAGCATCGAACATTTTAGTTCGTGGAGGAACTTCTATCGATAATCCGGCCGGAGCGACACCTTTATATATAGTAGATGGTGTGATTCGTACGCAAATTGATGATATTAACTCTCTTGATATTGCTTCGCTTCAGGTTCTTAAAGATGCCGCTGCAACCTCAATATATGGGGCACGTGCTTCAAATGGTGTAATTATTATTACTACCAATACGGGGAAATCCGGTAAAATGAAAGTTACTTATAGTGTTTCTACTCAAAGCAGCACAATTGGTAAAAAATACAATTTTATGGATGGCGGAGATTACATCAAATTTCAACGTCAGGGTCTTTATAATGCGGCAGAACTGGCCGGACTTTCTACTACAACCGGTATTGCAAGATTGGGTCAGTTAACGGGTGCAACTCCTGCAGGTACGGGAAATAATCTTCAAAACAATACACCTTTTGCTACTTTATTAAAATCTAATTTATCGCCTGAAACTATTAGTACACTTCAGGCAAAAGGCTGGCAGGAATTGCAAGATCCTTTAAATCCTGCTAGTACTATTATGTACAAAAGTACAGACTGGAACGATGTTTTATTTCAGACTGCTATGACGCAAAGCCATACGCTTGGTTTTAGCGGAGGTAATGATACAGGAGTTTTCGACTTAAGTTTAGGATACTTAAAAGGTGATGGTATTACCATATTTACAGGTTATCAAAGGTTTACCAGTAAATTGAATGCTTCACTAAAAATAGCCGATAATTTTACTATTAATGGCCGTATGTTATTTTCTAAAGCAAGCAACAATCAGGTAGTAGCCAATAGTGTGGTTTTCAACAGATATTTAGGAAACTCGCCTACTACAAAAATGTATTTAGAAGACGGAACGCTAGCTCCGGGTCAAAATAACATTAACGGGAATCCATTGTACCAAATGGGGAAAATGAAGGGAATCAACGAAAACAATAAATTGCAAATGAGCGTTGATGGTGAATTAAGGCTTGCCAAAGATTTTACCTTTACGCCTTCGATGTCGCTTTATAGCGAAAATGAAAATGACAACACTTTTCAACAGGCATTTTTAAGCGGAAGCAGCGGTTTGGTAGACAATACGCGTACTGCAACGAGATTAAGCAATCAAATTTCTCAGGTACAATACGAAGGAGTTTTTGCTTATAAAAAAGACTGGGAAAACATTGGTGATTTTGATGCCAAATTAGGAGTTTCTAAATACGACAGAACCATAAAAGCTTTTAATGCTTCAGGAAAAGGAAGCCCGTCAGATTTAGCGCAAACTTTGGACTCATCTCCTATTCCGGTTTCGGTTTACAGCAACAATACCAAATTGGTTTTAAATAGTGTTTTCGGGCGTTTAAATTACGATTACAAAAACAGGTATTTTGCAACAGCTTCTTTCCGTTATGACGGTTCATCAAGTTTAGGACCTGATAACAGATATGGTTTCTTTCCGGGAATTTCTGCGGGATGGAACATGCAGGAAGAAAAATTCTGGACGGCTACAATGCCAAAAGTTATTTCTTCACTTAAACTTAGAGGAAGTTATGGTGTAAATGGTAACTTAGGGACTTTGGGAGATTTTCAGGCCGGAGGATTATATTCGGGATCAACAAATGGTATCGCCAACAGTTACAACGGACAATCGGCGATTATCAACTCACAAATTGCCAATCCGGGATTAAAATGGGAACAATCTGAAACTATAAATGGTGGTTTTGATTTGGGTTTCAACGAAGACAAAATCAGAATTATTGGGGATTTTTATAACAAACTGACTTCTGATTTATTAACGAATTTAACGCTTCCTTCAAACAGTGGTTTCTCTACGGTTTTAACTAATCTTGGAGGATTAAGAAGTAAAGGTTTCGAATTAGAAATACAAGCAAATTTGTACAATCAAAACGACTGGAAAATTAATGTTGGAGCAAACGTTTCTCATAATACCAACACGATCGAAAAACTTCCATCAAACGGAAATTTAAACAACCGAATTGGCGGAACTGAGATTTTCGATCAAAATAGTGGTACTTATCAATATGTGGGAGGTTTACAGGAAGGACAAAAAATTGGAAATTTCTACGCACACAAACAATTATACATTCTTTCGACTCAGGCAGAAGCCGATGCTTACAACTTAAAAGTTCATGATACTTATGTAACTAAAACAGCTGCCGCAGGTGGTAATCCTGAAGGTAAAAAATTCGCCGGAGATGCTGTATTCGAAGATACTGACAACAATGGTGTAATCGACAGCAGAGACAGAAAGTATATGGGGAATATGTTCCCAACGTTTGTGGGAGGCTTTAATTTTGATGCTTCATACAAAGGATTTTCATTAACTGTAAGAACAGATTACTCTCTGGGAGCTACAATTTACAACGAATCAAGAGCCCGTTTCTTAGGTCAGTTTCAGGGTAACTACGGATTATTGGCAGAAAGTGCACAATCTTGGCAAAAAGAAGGTGATATTACAGATGTACCACGCTACCGTTGGGCAGATCAAACGAACCAAAACAACTTGTTTAGATCAGAAGCTAGTGGAGCTGCTTACAACACCAATATGTTTCAGGGAAACAGCCGTTACTACGAAAGCGGAGATTACTTGTGTATTAGAGAAATTACCTTTAGTTATAATTTTCCAAAATCATGGGTTGAAAAAGCTAAGTTAGCCTCACTTCGTATGTATGTTACGGGAAGCAACTTATACTATTTCACTAAATACAGCGGATTAAGCCCTGAAGTACAAGGTATCGACGGAGGATCTAGTTTAGGATTATCTGCAGCAGGTTCAACCGGAACGTATCCTGTTCCAAGAAATATTATCCTTGGTTTAAATATCAGTTTGTAA
- a CDS encoding RNA polymerase sigma-70 factor encodes MYKGFTDEQLVELLKQGKDKAFDELYFRYRDALVRFVYVRMKSVPVAEEIVQEVFTTIWERRKTLVIQKKFSAYIYTSVRYVTLDYIKSHNTTDQYIKEVTDRSTNDHNSTNATEDAIYYEELQEAVDKATLLLPKKSKEVFILSRIKHYTNKEIAEELNVSHETVKYHIAYALKFMRNYLGEFN; translated from the coding sequence ATGTATAAAGGATTTACAGATGAGCAGCTTGTTGAATTATTGAAACAAGGAAAAGACAAAGCGTTTGATGAATTGTATTTTCGGTATCGGGATGCATTGGTTCGCTTTGTTTATGTGCGAATGAAATCGGTTCCGGTTGCTGAAGAAATTGTTCAGGAAGTTTTTACCACTATTTGGGAACGTCGAAAGACTTTGGTGATTCAAAAGAAATTTTCGGCTTATATCTACACTTCGGTTCGTTATGTGACTTTAGATTATATCAAATCGCATAATACTACCGACCAATATATAAAAGAGGTTACCGACAGAAGTACAAATGACCACAATAGTACCAATGCCACCGAAGATGCTATTTATTACGAGGAACTTCAGGAAGCGGTCGACAAAGCCACTTTATTATTGCCCAAAAAATCCAAGGAAGTTTTTATTCTAAGCCGCATCAAACATTACACCAACAAAGAAATCGCCGAAGAACTCAATGTATCGCACGAAACCGTAAAGTATCATATTGCTTATGCGCTAAAATTTATGCGAAACTATTTGGGCGAATTCAATTGA
- a CDS encoding ROK family transcriptional regulator, translating into MSLKDLLDNSKDKSLSGQKWHMLRQSITKRLLSGGNSTIAELSTELQSSVPTVTKAVNELLTEGYVVDMGKITNSGGRRPSLYSINPTCAYFLGVEVGISSMSIGLQNIKNELVSVELGASFILENTQKSLLKFCELINSFIEDSSVDKKLIVGVCINFSGRINSMEGFSYNYFFSENRPLNEIISEQLDLPVHLENDTRAMAFGEYCEGVVDDEQNIIFVNYSWGVAIGMITDGKLYYGKSGYSGEFGHSTIFNNDIMCQCGKLGCLETEISGWSLINQFKEAVKEGKQSKVTLDESSSTLQHNAIIAGAVNLEDTLCVDLVTQQSEKMGRYLSILLNIFNPDLLVIGGDFAQLGDYALLPIQSALKKYSLGLVNRDMKLKKSALGRRAGVIGACCVIKEKMLFPLINN; encoded by the coding sequence ATGAGTTTAAAAGATTTATTAGACAATAGTAAAGATAAAAGTCTTTCTGGCCAGAAATGGCATATGCTACGACAATCTATAACGAAACGTTTACTTTCAGGAGGTAATTCGACGATTGCCGAATTAAGTACAGAATTACAATCCAGTGTCCCAACCGTAACCAAAGCTGTCAACGAATTACTGACCGAAGGTTATGTGGTTGATATGGGAAAAATCACCAATAGCGGTGGCCGAAGACCTTCCTTATATAGTATCAACCCAACCTGCGCTTATTTTCTAGGTGTTGAGGTGGGCATCAGCAGTATGTCTATTGGGTTACAAAACATCAAAAATGAACTGGTTAGCGTAGAATTGGGCGCATCGTTTATTTTAGAAAATACTCAAAAATCATTATTAAAATTTTGCGAACTCATCAACTCTTTTATCGAAGATAGTTCTGTAGATAAAAAACTGATTGTGGGTGTTTGCATCAACTTTTCGGGACGTATCAATTCCATGGAAGGCTTTAGTTATAATTATTTCTTTAGCGAAAACCGACCGTTGAACGAAATCATTTCAGAACAATTGGATCTTCCCGTTCATTTAGAAAACGATACGCGTGCCATGGCTTTTGGTGAGTATTGCGAAGGTGTTGTCGATGATGAACAAAATATCATTTTTGTCAATTACAGCTGGGGAGTTGCTATCGGGATGATTACAGATGGTAAGCTATATTACGGAAAATCAGGATATTCAGGAGAATTTGGACATAGTACCATTTTCAATAATGATATCATGTGCCAATGTGGAAAACTAGGTTGTCTAGAAACCGAAATTTCTGGCTGGTCGCTGATCAATCAATTTAAAGAAGCTGTAAAAGAGGGAAAACAATCAAAAGTTACACTTGATGAAAGTTCTTCTACCCTTCAGCATAATGCTATTATTGCCGGAGCTGTAAATCTCGAAGACACTCTTTGTGTCGATCTGGTTACGCAGCAAAGCGAAAAAATGGGACGTTATTTATCTATTTTATTAAATATCTTCAACCCTGATCTACTGGTAATTGGCGGAGATTTCGCACAATTAGGCGACTATGCCTTATTACCTATTCAATCTGCATTAAAAAAATATTCACTGGGTTTAGTCAACCGTGATATGAAACTCAAAAAGTCTGCTTTAGGCCGTCGTGCGGGCGTTATTGGTGCTTGCTGTGTCATCAAAGAAAAGATGTTATTCCCATTAATTAATAACTAA